The Arachis hypogaea cultivar Tifrunner chromosome 14, arahy.Tifrunner.gnm2.J5K5, whole genome shotgun sequence genome has a segment encoding these proteins:
- the LOC112743362 gene encoding uncharacterized protein: MRSRPLAAIPGRPWASQEITRFGIPETMISDNGTQFTDKKFGEFLSGLGVKQKFSSVEHPLSNSQFYRTIPQSSTGKTPFWLTNGVDAVIPVEIGEPSPRLLLGGGEEAVEKDLIDETREMTHLSEMALKQRIALRYNRKVLGRSFEKGDLVLRCNDIRLSTPAEGKLVANWESP; encoded by the exons ATGAGGAGTCGACCTCTTGCAGCCATTCCTGGTAGGCCTTGGGCAAGTCAA GAGATCACCAGATTTGGAATTCCTGAAACCATGATATCAGATAATGGGACACAGTTCACAGACAAAAAGTTCGGAGAGTTCCTCTCCGGATTAGGAGTTAAGCAGAAGTTCTCCTCGGTAGAGCACCCATTGAGTAATAGTCAG TTTTATAGGACAATACCCCAGTCCTCTACCGGAAAAACGCCTTTCTGGCTTACCAATGGAGTAGACGCGGTGATTCCAGTTGAAATAGGGGAGCCGAGTCCAAGGTTGCTCCTCGGCggtggtgaagaagcagtagagaAAGACCTGATTGATGAGACAAGGGAGATGACCCATTTGTCGGAAATGGCATTGAAACAGAGAATAGCATTGCGATACAATAGGAAAGTGCTAGGCAGGAGTTTCGAGAAAGGCGACCTCGTATTACGGTGCAATGATATCAGGCTATCGACCCCAGCAGAAGGAAAACTGGTGGCGAACTGGGAGAGCCCATAA
- the LOC140178777 gene encoding protein MAIN-LIKE 1-like: protein MRRQQGMRLDDRYVPYLQMARLYHLARLNDRWFRLDEPLVSAFVERWRPETHTFYMPFGECSITLQDVAYQLGLPVDGHYVSGCLTDFHVYIEGGKPAWQWFQELFGVLPPANQIQKFAVNCTCFQETFGECPEGADEETVRRFARAYIMMLEEMGGYSWGSAALAWLYRCMCRVANRHVVNPIRYTLKTELRRYTWWTYGCQVTRE from the exons ATGCGGCGACAGCAGGGGATGCGACTCGATGATaggtacgttccgtacttgcagatggccagATTATACCATCTTGCAAGACTGAATGACAGATGGTTCCGATTGGACGAGCCCCTTGTGAGTGCCTTCGTGGAGAggtggcgtccggagacgcacacgttctacatgccgttcggagagtgctcGATCACACTTCAGGACGTCGCGTACCAGTTGGGGTTGCCAGTGGATGGACATTACGTCAGTGGTTGCCTGACAGACTTCCACGTATACATAGAGGGTGGCAAGCCAGCTTGGCAGTGGTTCCAGGAGTTGTTCGGTGTGTTACCTCCCGCGAACCAAATACAAAAGTTCGCAGTGAACTGCACCTGCTTCCAGGAGACTTTTGGAGAGTGCCCCGAGGGGGCCGATGAGGAGACGGTGAGGCGCTTTGCCcgtgcctatatcatgat gcttgaggagatgggtggCTATAGCTGGGGGTCGGCGGCACTagcatggttgtaccggtgcatgtgccgagtggccAACAGACATGTCGTGAATCCCATCCGATACACACTGAAAACTGAACTAAGGCGATACACCTGGTGGACGTATGGCTGCCAAGTAACCCGTGAGTAG